Genomic window (Desulforapulum autotrophicum HRM2):
GGCAGGCAAACCCCAGCACCCTCAAGGCCTTGTTGGCCATGAACCCATTGGCCTGTTCAATCTCTATTCTTGCTTGACGGGTCAGGGGAATTTCACGGCCTCCGGCCATGTAAAAGTCACACCGCTCAAGAACAGCCAGGGGGCTTCCCTTGACCATGACAAGCCGCTGTCCTTGCCCACCGGTCTTGTGCACGGTGCTCATGAAAATCTGACGTTCGGACCGCTGGTTTACAGCGAGCAGTGGCGCCTGTTTCCTGAGCCCCTTGACATCAATGCCCGCCCGGTCCACAAGGTCGGTGAGGGCGCTCTCCGTTGCTGATCCTGAGATATCCAGCCCTCCGTCCGAGCACCTTCCGTTTATTTTGGTTTCGCAGCACAGGGCGCAGGCTGAATATAATTTTTCCAGTTCAGGAATATCCGTGGGTTTTACCACACCCCGGGATGACACCAAGGTGCCCTTGTCAACGGAAAACCAATTTTCATTGGTAAAAATCGACGTTGCCCGCATCTGGTTCAGGGTGATGGTTCCGGTCTTGTCCAGGCAGATGGTCTGGATGGCCCCCAGGGTTTCTGCTGCAGGCAGATGGCGGACAATGACATTGTTCTTCTCCATCCGGCTGATGCCCAGGGCAAAGTTGACCGTGGCAATGGAGGGAAGACCTTCGGGCACAGCCGCTGCAGCCAGGGAGATAGACATCCTCAGCATGTTGAGGAAACCGAATCCCATGGTAAGCCCCATGGCAAACACACCACCGCACACGGCAAGACATCCGTAGATCAGCTGGTCACCAATGGCATCCAGCTGCCGCTCGATGGGGGACTGGGTCTTCTGGGTCTCATTGAGCAGAACCTTCAGCCTGCCGATCTCCGTGCGTCTGCCGGTGGCAACCACCACGGCAAGCCCCTGGCCGCCCGTGATGCAGGTACCCATATACACCATGTTATTTCTGTCAGCCAGGGCGACATCCGCCTCTTTTAAAGAACGTGCATGTTTTTCCACCGGCAGGCTCTCACCGGTGAGCATGGACTCATCTATGGTCAGCTGGGATGCATGAATGATTCTGCTGTCCGCCGGCACAAAGGAACCGGGTTTCAGAACCAGCACATCGCCCGGCACGACCTCCTCCGCATGGATAAACACGTGCTTGCCGTTGCGTACCACCTCGGCCATGTGATGGACCAGGTCGTTGAGGGCGTCGATATTCTTTTCCGCTTTGCTTTCGGTTACGTACCCGATGGCAGCGTTGGCCACCACAACGCCGAATACGATCACCGCATCCAGGACACCGCCCATGGCAATGGAGACGCCGGCCACGGCACCAAGGAGGTAAACCGGCAGGGAGTTCATCTGACCCAGAAAGATCTCAATCTTGGACCGGCACTCTGTCCTGGGGAGCACATTTTCGCCAAACTCCCTTTGTTTAGCAAGAACACTGTCCTGGGTAAGCCCCTGGCCCGGATCCGATCCAAAATGGTCGGCAACCTCTTTTCCCGGCCGGGTGTGCCAGTCATCTTCCGATAATTTCTGCCGGCCCTGGATCAACGTCTGGATTTTGTCCATGATTTTGCGGGCACTGGACTTATCTTCCGGACCGGATGTTTCTTCAACATACTGCCCATGGTCATGGACCTTTGTCCGGGAGGTGTTCCGGGTAGTGATCTGTGCAATGGCATCCTGGAGCATCCCGAAAATTTCCGCCGCACTGAAACCAGGATCATACTGCACCAGGAGGGTTCCGGTCAGGGAACTGGCCGAAATGCGTGTGACCCCCTTCAGGGATGCCAGCCGGACCGTGAGCCGGTTTTTATAGGTCTCCGACCGTTTCAGTCCAGGCACGCGGTAACGCGCCCTGCCTGGGATACGGATATGAACAGGTTTCAGCACCTCCATTTCAGCAACTCCTCTTTTTTAACCTTTTAAACAGGCAATTGATCATGCCGTATGGGAATCTCCGTCATCGTGGACATGAACGCCGTCACTGACATGACCGTAAAATTCCCTGTTGTAGATAGTGGAGGCAATCCAAAGGGCCGAGAACCAGTTGGGCAGCGCCAGTTTTCCCCGCATGATCTCCCGCATGGCATGGGCGATCAAAAGGACAAAAACAGAACCGGGCATATCCAGGATGCCGCAGGAGAGTTTCCGAATACCGTCATCAATCCTTTTGATCTGGGTTCTGGCTACCCTGGCAACAGTGACCGGGGCCTGACTACCATGGATGTTTAGTCGGAACAGCCCGTTCTTCTGCCCATGGCGGACCACGGAATCAAGATCAAGATCCGGACACTCCAAAAGCAGGCTTCCCGTAACAGAATTGATGCGGATAGACCCATCTTTAAATGCCTGGCTCAGGGTCTCCGAAACTCTATTAAAATAACGCTCCCTGGGGGAGGGAATTGCGAAGATCTTGAGCCGAACACGGCCTTTAATACAATGTGTCACTGTTGCTTCAGGTAAAATCTCCATGTCAGTCACCAAGAAAAATCACTCTTCCACGGTTGCTTTGGACGCAACCTCTGCCTTGGCCTCGGCAGTAATGTCTTCCAGGGATTCTTTGGCCTCGGCAATGGTTACCTTTACACCGTCATAGGCGATCAGGGTGCCTTTGATCACCGACTTGATAATGGGTTTGGCCACGCTGCCGAGAATGGGAAGCACAATCGGAGCCAGAAGAACAACACCAACGCCAATGGCAACGTTTCCAGCAGTCAGCCCTTTGGGGATATATTTCATGACACAACCTCCTTTAAAAAAGATAATAATGGAAAAGATTCATATGGAATCTTTACAAAAAACCATCCGGCAGCAATTGCCGGTTGAACCCAGCTTTTAACAGCTATTAAAACAACAAAAAAAAGCTGGAAGTTTGGGTAAAAATTTCTTTCTTTCCTGCACACATTTTCAATCTCCAAGATAGATAGCATCCTAAAATAGGGGGGGGGGGTGTCAAGCAAATATTTTTTTTTTGTTAAAATTTCGTTAGGTTACAATAAATACGGTCGCACAAAGACGACCGCAGTAATGTTCATTTGAAAACTAACCGAAACCGAATATCGCCCTAATAAAAATCAAACGAAAATATTATAGGGATAAATCAATTGCGAAAAACCATTTCATGCAAAAAAGGGTTCAAATGAACACCATCCAGCTTAGCCCGTTTTCCCCGGATAAAGGGTTTTCCCTGTCGGACCGCCAGACCCGGATGGCCGAGATGATCCGCCAAAGGGGTTTCATCCGTGTGGACGTCCTTGCCCAAAACTTCCAGGTAACGTCCCAGACAATTCGCCGTGACCTGAACCTGCTGTGCGAACACGGCATTGCAAGGCGGACCCATGGCGGAGTTCAGAAACTGGAGATGCCGGGCAACTTGAGCTATGCATGGAGACAAATTCTTAACAGCCATGCCAAACAGGCCATTGCCCGGGAGGTGGCCCGCCATGTTCCCAACAGAGTTTCCGTGGCCTTGGGCATTGGTACGACGCCAGAGATTGTATTCAAGGCGTTACTCGACCATGGGCACCTGCGGATCGTCACCAACAACATGACCATTGCCATGCTGGCCTGTGCCAACCCGACCTTTGATGTAACCATTGCAGGCGGGCGCCTCAGGAACGCGGGACGGGATGTCATGGGTGACGGCATGGAAACCCTGTTCAAGGCCTATAAAGTGGATATCGGCATCTACGGGGTGGCCGGGGTTGACGAAGATGGAACCCTTCTGGATCTCCATGAAGAGGAAGTCAAGGTCCGGCAGATCATCCGGCAAAACTGCCGCAGCGCCTATCTTGTTCTGGACCAAACCAAATTCGGACGTGCCGCCCATGTACGGGGAGGAAAGATAGATGAGGCAACCAAGGTGTTCTGTGACGGAAAACCGCCCGAACCTATCCCTTCCATGATCCGGCGTTCCGGGGGTCAGCTCATGGTGTGTGGACAAGGCAACACACCATGAACCCCATTGACAATTACCGTTATGACGGATGGAATCGTTCAGGCGATAAATTCGGATATGGAAGCTTTGATGAGATCCCTGATGGCCTCACCCGCTCAAATTTCTCCTTGTCGGATCCGGTCACATGTTCAGGATCGGGAAACGGCCAGTTTAATCGACGGGCAATGCCGGTGAACACAGGACACTTTGCATCGGTTTCTGCATCGCAAACAGTTCAAATGGTCCCCCTCTTTAAAGAATTTGGGAAGCCAGTTCCGACAGCTCAGATCGTTCGCCCTTTTCAAGATTGATATGGGCGTAGAGTTTTTGTCCCTTCATCTTTTCAATGATGTAGGCAAGGCCATTTGTCTGACTGTCCAGATAGGGGTGGTCGATCTGCATGATATCTCCTGTAAATACGATTTTGGTTCCTTCCCCAGCCCGGGTGATGATGGTTTTCACCTCATGGGGGGTGAGATTCTGGGCTTCGTCCACGATGAAGAAAACCCGAACAATACTTCGTTCCCGGATATAGGAGATGGGGGTAATCACAATTTTTTCATCCTCCAGAAGCTGGGAAATGGGTTTTGCACGCCCCTCACCTTGAGTGTTGGCCTGATTTTGCAGCACGGCGAGATTGTCATAAAGCGGCTGCATGTAAGGGTCCAGCTTGGAAGCCATATCCCCGGGCAGATATCCCAGATCTTTGTTACTTAAGGGCACCACCGGCCGGGCAATGAAGATCTGCCGGTAACTGCGACGGGTCTCCAGGGCCGCCGCCAGGGCAAGGAGGGTTTTTCCCGTGCCGGCTTTGCCGGACAGGGTCACCAGGGGAATGTCCGGATTGAGCATGGCATTTAGGGCAAAGGCCTGCTCCGAGTTTCGGGGTTTAATTCCATAGCAGACCCGGGATTGAATCCGCCGTATGGTCTGCCGACCTGCATCAAAGCAGGCCAGGGCTGAACTTGAGCCGTTTTTCAGGATGAGATTTTCATTGGCCAGCAGTGAAGGGGCCTGGAGCAGATTTGAAACGTCCAATTCATAGGGTTTCTGAAAAAGATGTTCCAGCATCTCATGTTTAATATTTTCTATCACCTGCATGCCGCTGTAAATATCTAAAGGATCTTTAACATATTGTGATTGATAGTTTTCGGTTTTCACCCCCATGGACCGGGCCCGCAACCGCAAATTTACATCCTTGGTGACCAGTACCACCTTATCAAACCCATGGGTTCTGGCGTGACAATAGGCAATGTTGAGAATTCTGACATCCGGCGTAATACCGTTGAAATTACTTTTCACCTTTTCATCCATGGGCAGATCCAGCAGGATGGAGATGGTTCCCTCCCCGTTTTCCATGGGCGCCCCGCCATTGGTGAGCATACAATCACTGGACAGGCCGTCCAGGGTTCGTAGAAAATCTCTGGCATTGCAGTGAATCACATTATTCCCTTTTTTAAATTTATCCAGCTCTTCAATAACAGTGATGGGAATACAGATACTGTTATCCTTGAATTGATGAATACAGCCGCTATCGTGGAGAATGACGTTGGTGTCCGGAATAAATTTTTTTTTCATGGCATCCCTGATGATTCTGTTATTGTCATGGTGCCAAAGCATCTAACGGCACCCATAATAAAAAAAATATCAACATTGTGTCAGAGTAGGATTTTAAATCAGTTTATATGAAACCCTCGCCAAAGCATTGCAAACAGAGGCGTTTCATCATTTGTTGAGGCCGGAGCCATACCTCGCTCCGGCCATGCCGGTTATATTTTAAATTCATCAAGGCTGAAATCCAAAAGGAAAAAGGGGCTGCTCCGAGAAAACGAAGCGCGCAATGTACTCTAAAGTGGGGAGCGGTTCGCCTCCAACATGGTCTGGAGGATAATTAGGCCGGCCACAGCGTTAGTTGAGTGGTTAGAAAATTTTTAAAAAACAATCTACGCATCCTGCTTGTCCTTTTACCCGTTTTATGGGAAACCTCCAGGACATGATCAAAAGTATCGCCGGAAATGCCGACAGCCTTGGAACCTCGGCCAACTCTCTTGTCTCCCTCTCCCAGTCCATCTCCAGCGGTTCGGACAACATGTCGGAACGCTCCTGCTCAGTTGCTGCGGCTGCTGAGGAGATGAGCGCCAACATGAACTCCGTTGCAGCGGCCAACGTCAACATGGTGGCCTCGGCCATGGAAGAGATGAACGCCACGGTAAGGGAACAATCTAAGCGCCGAAGATCTTCAAAAACTCGCCCACCAGCTCCAGAAGCTGGTAGGCCGATTCAAGGTGTAATGGCGGCACCCCTGTGGACAAGGTTGGCAGGCTCCTTTATCATAAAAACCGGGTCATCGGTGTCACCGGGGTGGATTTTTCCATGGATGCCATGCGGGATCTGGTTCTGAAGATCAAGCCCTATACCACCGGTTACGGTTTCCTGATATCGGAAACCGGAATCATGGTTGCCCATCCGAAAAAAAACCTGGTGGGGGAGAACGTCAGGAAATTCGTATTCCAGACCACCTTCGACCGCATCACCCTGGGAGAACCCGCGATTGAAGAACATCTGTCCACCATCACCGGCAAGCCCAATGCCTATGTATTTGTCCCCATAACCCCGGGCAGGACCGGGATGGCCTGGGGTATTGCCGTGGCCGTCCCGGTGGATGAAATCACGGTCGGAGCCCACGCCCTTAGAAACATCAGCATCCTCATCGCCGTGATAACAGCGGCCAACGCCAGAGACTCCATGGCCGAACTGGGCCAGGCGGCCTAGGAGAATTCAAAATAGTCTCGATCTCGCCATTTGCCTTCATCTCTTTAATCACGGCAATATATTGTTTTATAAAATCATCCTTATAACCAAAGGCACCGTTATCCCTGTTGGTGAATCCAAGGTAGCCCTGTTCTTTGCTGATATCACAAGCAATCACCAGTTCTCCTTTAGAAGGATCATATTCGCCATTATCCTTGAGACGTTTTAGTTCCCAGAGCATGGCGTTTTTATCATTGATATAGCCGTCTATGCGGCCGGATATCAATTTTAGCAGGTTAGAGCGACCGTTTGCAGTTTCTTTTTATGGGAAAATCTCCTTTTTGTGAATTACAAAACCGTTTCAAAAATCCTCACCCCGATATAAACATGGATGCAAGTTATGGTAATGGCGATTTCAAGGGAAGGCGGATAATGAATATGCTCAGCTTTGTTTTCAAAGGAGGCCATTGCCTGGGATCCGTTTTGGAGGATGTTGAAGAGCACCTGCTGAATTTTTCCGGTTTCACAGGGTACCTTGGGCATATCCGGATCAAACTCCCTGACGATCTTTATCGTTCTGAAGTCGTATTTTTTTTCAGATTATAATCGTTTTGGGACAATTCCAGGGTATTGTTGATCAATTGG
Coding sequences:
- a CDS encoding DeoR/GlpR family DNA-binding transcription regulator, which codes for MNTIQLSPFSPDKGFSLSDRQTRMAEMIRQRGFIRVDVLAQNFQVTSQTIRRDLNLLCEHGIARRTHGGVQKLEMPGNLSYAWRQILNSHAKQAIAREVARHVPNRVSVALGIGTTPEIVFKALLDHGHLRIVTNNMTIAMLACANPTFDVTIAGGRLRNAGRDVMGDGMETLFKAYKVDIGIYGVAGVDEDGTLLDLHEEEVKVRQIIRQNCRSAYLVLDQTKFGRAAHVRGGKIDEATKVFCDGKPPEPIPSMIRRSGGQLMVCGQGNTP
- a CDS encoding cation-translocating P-type ATPase: MEVLKPVHIRIPGRARYRVPGLKRSETYKNRLTVRLASLKGVTRISASSLTGTLLVQYDPGFSAAEIFGMLQDAIAQITTRNTSRTKVHDHGQYVEETSGPEDKSSARKIMDKIQTLIQGRQKLSEDDWHTRPGKEVADHFGSDPGQGLTQDSVLAKQREFGENVLPRTECRSKIEIFLGQMNSLPVYLLGAVAGVSIAMGGVLDAVIVFGVVVANAAIGYVTESKAEKNIDALNDLVHHMAEVVRNGKHVFIHAEEVVPGDVLVLKPGSFVPADSRIIHASQLTIDESMLTGESLPVEKHARSLKEADVALADRNNMVYMGTCITGGQGLAVVVATGRRTEIGRLKVLLNETQKTQSPIERQLDAIGDQLIYGCLAVCGGVFAMGLTMGFGFLNMLRMSISLAAAAVPEGLPSIATVNFALGISRMEKNNVIVRHLPAAETLGAIQTICLDKTGTITLNQMRATSIFTNENWFSVDKGTLVSSRGVVKPTDIPELEKLYSACALCCETKINGRCSDGGLDISGSATESALTDLVDRAGIDVKGLRKQAPLLAVNQRSERQIFMSTVHKTGGQGQRLVMVKGSPLAVLERCDFYMAGGREIPLTRQARIEIEQANGFMANKALRVLGFACRTVDTGEVENLEVRMTWLGLIGMTDPPREGIKELIAEFHRAGVRTVMITGDQEISARAIASQLNLSGGLPLEILDAADLINLDGEELVKRAKNVHVYSRVTPSHKLKIVRAIQASGQTVAMTGDGVNDGPALKAADIGIAMGGSGTDLARDVADVVLTQDNLELLAASLADGRCIYQNIRKSVHYSLATNISEIQLMATTIALGLGSPLNVMQLLWINMISDILPGLALSLEKPEVDVMELEPRNPADPLFSSRDFRTMFLESSAITGGALGTLLYGISRHGSVAQAGGLAFQSLAIGQLLHAITCRSETTGILTRKKLPRNRPLTWAMVFSLAAQALTLALPPLRGLLGLSAITPMDGLVIGAASTLPLIANEVTKAVRQRPLPSHGKPSDNGESQETDTQTTMDDISNLTLDEMEVRFKTFCN
- a CDS encoding DUF5132 domain-containing protein is translated as MKYIPKGLTAGNVAIGVGVVLLAPIVLPILGSVAKPIIKSVIKGTLIAYDGVKVTIAEAKESLEDITAEAKAEVASKATVEE
- a CDS encoding PhoH family protein → MKKKFIPDTNVILHDSGCIHQFKDNSICIPITVIEELDKFKKGNNVIHCNARDFLRTLDGLSSDCMLTNGGAPMENGEGTISILLDLPMDEKVKSNFNGITPDVRILNIAYCHARTHGFDKVVLVTKDVNLRLRARSMGVKTENYQSQYVKDPLDIYSGMQVIENIKHEMLEHLFQKPYELDVSNLLQAPSLLANENLILKNGSSSALACFDAGRQTIRRIQSRVCYGIKPRNSEQAFALNAMLNPDIPLVTLSGKAGTGKTLLALAAALETRRSYRQIFIARPVVPLSNKDLGYLPGDMASKLDPYMQPLYDNLAVLQNQANTQGEGRAKPISQLLEDEKIVITPISYIRERSIVRVFFIVDEAQNLTPHEVKTIITRAGEGTKIVFTGDIMQIDHPYLDSQTNGLAYIIEKMKGQKLYAHINLEKGERSELSELASQIL
- a CDS encoding PDC sensor domain-containing protein; its protein translation is MDAMRDLVLKIKPYTTGYGFLISETGIMVAHPKKNLVGENVRKFVFQTTFDRITLGEPAIEEHLSTITGKPNAYVFVPITPGRTGMAWGIAVAVPVDEITVGAHALRNISILIAVITAANARDSMAELGQAA
- a CDS encoding HMA2 domain-containing protein, which encodes MEILPEATVTHCIKGRVRLKIFAIPSPRERYFNRVSETLSQAFKDGSIRINSVTGSLLLECPDLDLDSVVRHGQKNGLFRLNIHGSQAPVTVARVARTQIKRIDDGIRKLSCGILDMPGSVFVLLIAHAMREIMRGKLALPNWFSALWIASTIYNREFYGHVSDGVHVHDDGDSHTA
- a CDS encoding methyl-accepting chemotaxis protein yields the protein MGNLQDMIKSIAGNADSLGTSANSLVSLSQSISSGSDNMSERSCSVAAAAEEMSANMNSVAAANVNMVASAMEEMNATVREQSKRRRSSKTRPPAPEAGRPIQGVMAAPLWTRLAGSFIIKTGSSVSPGWIFPWMPCGIWF